Proteins encoded in a region of the Cytobacillus pseudoceanisediminis genome:
- a CDS encoding condensation domain-containing protein, whose product MTITAGKSYSLSPNQENLWRSHYLSSEQNHLNMFTSWLLPADADISALKLSFQSVLDRYASLRTIYEMVDGIPVMKIMENQTLDFQQKNLSHLSLEEFNKSLSEEAHTPFDLKKCTMKVRILENCIFQKVLLINIHHIAIDGISMMVIMKEFGRFYDLYSQGKEPEEREVDLKYFEFSANKEGQAYPSTESLEYWKKRLQGGKGIHPVNLPAKSSDHHSFKGDCLFFSIDEKLANALKETAKMNDSSLYIILLSAFQVLLHRYSQQKHIWVGTPFFNRTRKTLKSVGFYANTLYIDGAFTEGLTFSELLKQISKKFEGSKEHKEITYSSLMRLMQDNGLAEEQGRANVMFNFPNMRSVTKNNLGPAFLGIGGAKGKFGSLEFEVYPLKRNITQFEIEFDGIEFNGGITFRLLFDPEKYDGNLMKRFTGHFIQLLRGIAKNPYAVLEEYPLLLESEKNTS is encoded by the coding sequence ATGACTATAACCGCAGGAAAAAGTTATTCCTTGTCTCCAAATCAGGAAAATCTCTGGCGTTCTCACTATCTGTCCTCAGAGCAGAACCATTTAAATATGTTTACATCTTGGCTGTTACCTGCGGATGCAGACATATCTGCTTTGAAACTTTCTTTTCAGAGCGTTTTAGATCGATATGCTTCATTACGGACGATTTACGAAATGGTAGATGGAATACCTGTTATGAAAATAATGGAAAATCAAACACTTGATTTCCAGCAAAAGAACCTTTCTCACTTAAGTCTTGAAGAATTTAACAAGAGTCTAAGCGAGGAAGCTCATACACCTTTTGATCTAAAAAAATGCACGATGAAAGTCAGGATCTTGGAGAATTGTATTTTTCAGAAAGTTCTTTTGATCAATATACACCACATTGCAATAGATGGAATTTCTATGATGGTTATAATGAAGGAATTTGGCAGGTTCTATGATTTGTATTCTCAGGGAAAGGAACCGGAAGAGCGGGAAGTAGACTTAAAATATTTTGAATTTTCAGCAAATAAAGAAGGACAAGCATACCCTAGTACAGAGAGTCTAGAATATTGGAAGAAAAGGCTTCAAGGAGGTAAGGGTATACATCCTGTTAATCTCCCTGCAAAAAGTTCTGATCATCATTCGTTTAAGGGGGATTGTTTATTCTTTTCAATTGATGAAAAGCTTGCAAACGCATTAAAAGAAACAGCAAAAATGAATGATTCGAGCTTATATATAATACTTCTTTCTGCTTTTCAAGTTTTACTTCACAGATACAGTCAGCAAAAGCATATCTGGGTTGGCACTCCCTTCTTTAATAGAACCAGAAAAACATTAAAATCCGTAGGTTTCTACGCTAACACACTTTATATAGATGGAGCTTTTACAGAGGGCTTAACCTTCTCAGAGTTACTCAAACAAATCTCTAAGAAATTCGAAGGAAGCAAGGAGCATAAAGAGATTACCTATTCCAGCCTTATGAGACTGATGCAGGATAATGGACTGGCAGAAGAACAGGGTCGTGCGAACGTAATGTTTAATTTTCCAAATATGAGAAGTGTTACGAAGAACAATCTGGGGCCAGCTTTTCTAGGTATAGGCGGGGCAAAAGGGAAGTTCGGATCACTTGAATTCGAAGTTTATCCACTTAAAAGAAATATTACACAATTTGAAATTGAGTTTGATGGTATTGAGTTTAATGGGGGGATTACTTTCCGCTTATTATTTGATCCGGAAAAATATGATGGGAACTTAATGAAACGCTTCACCGGCCACTTTATCCAGCTACTTAGAGGGATTGCTAAAAATCCATACGCAGTACTGGAGGAATATCCCCTACTGCTGGAGAGTGAAAAAAACACCAGTTGA
- a CDS encoding thioesterase II family protein translates to MEKTRLICLPYAGGSAASIYLSWKKKLEEYVEVIPLELAGRGKRIREPLFQSVDEAVDDLMEKNIDVLQEGKPYSIFGHSMGGLLAYELCQRINEEGLSLPENLFVSAFQPPHIKLEGDIHLLPMNDFAEKMRKSGNIPETIFQDKDLYNLFIPILYADYKLVFQYIYKPKASIMKNNLHIFTGNNDLKVYQLRKEWSCHTQGSFEDHVFEGGHFFIRENEAEVLKKIVSILLPTKVLLN, encoded by the coding sequence GTGGAAAAGACCAGATTAATTTGTTTGCCCTATGCGGGAGGGTCTGCTGCATCTATTTATTTATCATGGAAAAAAAAGCTTGAAGAGTATGTTGAGGTAATACCTTTGGAGCTCGCTGGAAGAGGAAAGAGAATCCGGGAGCCATTATTTCAAAGCGTTGACGAAGCCGTAGATGACCTAATGGAAAAAAATATTGACGTTCTGCAAGAGGGGAAACCTTACAGTATATTTGGACATAGTATGGGAGGGCTCCTGGCATATGAATTATGTCAGAGGATAAATGAAGAAGGACTATCTTTACCTGAGAATCTGTTTGTCTCTGCTTTTCAGCCTCCTCATATCAAGCTGGAGGGAGATATCCACTTGCTGCCAATGAATGATTTTGCAGAGAAAATGAGAAAAAGCGGCAATATTCCTGAAACTATTTTTCAAGACAAGGATTTGTATAATTTATTTATTCCAATTTTGTATGCAGATTATAAATTGGTGTTTCAGTATATCTATAAACCGAAGGCGTCAATAATGAAAAATAATCTACATATTTTTACTGGAAACAATGACTTAAAAGTCTATCAACTGAGGAAGGAATGGTCATGCCATACACAAGGGTCTTTTGAGGATCACGTATTTGAAGGAGGCCACTTTTTTATTAGGGAAAATGAAGCAGAAGTTCTCAAGAAAATAGTATCTATTTTATTGCCTACTAAAGTTCTTTTAAATTGA
- a CDS encoding 4'-phosphopantetheinyl transferase family protein, whose translation MNILEVIAVKLDQSLQVAKMQTLLNYIDSEKQSRIKSFYRYEDKERCLIGDILVRYMLASYLRICPQEINFSHNEFGKPYLKEYPLYFNLSHSGYWVVAVLDTNENGIDVQEMGDVDLALAERFYSKREYIELLGMKGNQRAHLFYDLWTLKECYIKTAGKGLSLSLDSIILERIDSSIYKSYLKEKEIYLKLYHLDSSYKLAVSSDSGCFENLKVLTLEELYTLFMVSLKTPALINGK comes from the coding sequence GTGAATATTCTGGAGGTTATAGCTGTTAAACTGGATCAATCTTTGCAAGTAGCTAAGATGCAAACCTTATTAAATTATATTGATAGTGAAAAACAATCGCGGATAAAATCCTTTTATCGATATGAAGATAAAGAGAGATGCCTGATTGGCGATATTTTAGTCCGCTATATGCTTGCCAGCTATCTGCGAATTTGCCCACAAGAAATAAATTTTTCTCATAATGAGTTCGGTAAGCCATATTTAAAAGAATACCCTTTATACTTTAATTTATCTCATTCAGGATACTGGGTAGTAGCTGTGCTGGACACTAATGAAAATGGCATAGATGTTCAAGAAATGGGTGATGTAGATCTTGCATTGGCTGAGCGATTTTATAGTAAAAGAGAATATATAGAACTGTTGGGAATGAAAGGAAACCAAAGAGCGCATTTATTTTATGACTTGTGGACCTTAAAGGAATGCTACATAAAAACAGCAGGAAAAGGCCTGTCTCTGTCGCTGGATTCTATTATTCTAGAAAGGATCGATAGCAGTATTTACAAATCTTATCTAAAAGAAAAGGAAATCTATCTTAAGTTATATCACCTTGATTCATCCTACAAGCTGGCAGTCAGCTCCGATTCTGGTTGCTTCGAAAATCTTAAAGTACTTACCCTCGAAGAACTATACACCTTGTTTATGGTTTCTCTTAAGACCCCAGCCCTAATAAACGGCAAGTAA
- a CDS encoding arginine deiminase family protein, producing MLKQKLKPYCYSENGTLKEVFVCSPANHNVLGSEVSAVGFAEEFIAEKAYDQHYQMKMKLKNFGCTVHDLSTEVISPLWDRLVNRIFIRDVGAVFGENMILGTPGNELRQPDFYFSQIFLKSFTENRALLSIPSSSSLEFGDFLIISPECVLINTGHRSQNRIELANFLFSIGVEEVGFVSLPKTIESLHLDVVCNILGKDIFIAASFLRFSAVSIFKSSSVSYEPEYSTIDNFIERHGYSVFWLPNKDYLLDYTNFINLNKQTVLISNESVSYYQEIFPHIEYIGVDVKQLQHGAGSIRCLTMPFVREQ from the coding sequence TTGTTAAAACAGAAGCTTAAACCTTATTGTTATTCTGAGAATGGGACTTTAAAAGAGGTTTTTGTTTGTTCCCCTGCGAATCATAATGTATTAGGATCTGAAGTTTCAGCAGTTGGGTTTGCGGAGGAATTTATTGCCGAAAAAGCATATGATCAACATTATCAAATGAAAATGAAACTAAAAAATTTCGGCTGTACCGTCCATGATCTTAGTACAGAAGTGATATCTCCTCTCTGGGATCGGTTAGTAAACCGCATTTTCATTAGAGATGTTGGCGCTGTATTCGGAGAAAATATGATTCTAGGTACTCCTGGCAACGAGTTAAGACAGCCGGATTTTTACTTTTCTCAAATTTTTTTAAAGAGTTTTACAGAAAATAGGGCTCTACTGTCAATACCTTCTTCGAGTTCACTTGAGTTTGGAGATTTCCTGATAATTAGCCCTGAATGTGTCTTAATTAATACTGGACATCGGTCACAAAACCGAATTGAGCTTGCAAATTTTTTATTCTCAATAGGTGTGGAAGAAGTTGGGTTTGTTTCACTCCCAAAAACTATAGAGTCTCTTCATTTGGATGTTGTCTGTAATATCCTGGGCAAAGATATTTTCATAGCAGCTTCTTTTTTAAGATTTTCAGCCGTCTCTATTTTTAAATCATCATCAGTTAGTTATGAACCTGAATACAGCACAATTGACAATTTTATAGAACGTCATGGTTATTCTGTATTTTGGCTTCCAAACAAAGATTACCTGCTTGATTATACAAACTTTATTAATCTTAATAAGCAAACGGTACTGATCAGCAATGAATCAGTCTCTTATTATCAGGAAATTTTCCCACATATAGAGTATATAGGTGTAGACGTGAAACAACTTCAGCATGGCGCTGGTAGCATTCGCTGTCTAACTATGCCGTTTGTTAGAGAGCAATAG
- a CDS encoding DinB family protein, with translation MQVVTKMFLEQLEMHCHENDWFASMDQAIHGVTAADPAWTSSGISNSIWQIVNHLILWNEDVIHRIKGTENPHKAEDNEETFGNPGDPEDEIGWAQTVQRLNKVMNKLKTVMADLDDEKLKAPYAANRYSIERLLSNIMMHDAYHLGQIVLLRKLQSSWGGVDWS, from the coding sequence ATGCAAGTTGTAACCAAAATGTTTTTAGAACAACTCGAGATGCATTGCCATGAGAATGATTGGTTTGCATCTATGGATCAGGCGATTCATGGAGTGACCGCAGCTGACCCAGCATGGACAAGTTCGGGAATCAGCAATTCGATTTGGCAGATTGTCAACCACTTGATACTTTGGAATGAGGACGTAATCCATCGAATTAAGGGCACAGAGAATCCGCATAAGGCAGAAGACAATGAAGAAACCTTTGGAAATCCGGGGGATCCAGAAGACGAGATTGGGTGGGCTCAGACAGTGCAGCGCCTTAATAAAGTCATGAATAAATTAAAAACGGTCATGGCGGACCTTGACGATGAAAAGTTAAAAGCTCCGTATGCAGCTAACAGGTACTCTATTGAGCGTTTACTCAGCAATATCATGATGCACGATGCGTATCATCTCGGCCAAATTGTTCTGTTGCGAAAGTTGCAATCCTCTTGGGGTGGCGTTGATTGGTCGTAA
- a CDS encoding helix-turn-helix domain-containing protein, giving the protein MQIRNSEIDFGKLVFYTRTKKEMTQQELSLGICSITYLSKLENSKIDPNEETLALLLKRLDIDIHDIHHNNLDIIQNLELWYLSIIKRDEPELIEQLKEINDSVIKNVYSTDLIFYSYLVKLRYYIHRKKKNEATTVLETLTKSKEKLNQHQSAYFTYLHGLYLCTILLDFPKGLEYFENIIYFFNDPQHEDPEFFYHLSLTYTKTYNTRMAVTYVEKALTIFNSKLFFKRSLECQLLLGVNLGRLKEYNRAIEILTQITEVAPGLDEKLTFAKALHNLGYLYSKIGRFNEAIDYYLKTLKYTDSQTDFYLNTIIELSTVLKENNRLKEAKEWIELAFKEYKPSNEQSSKLIQLKVLEFQISKNTDELIDFLENTAIPCFLEINEFGLLSKYYELLGNIYKRLHQYKKSSYYFESCLHLQKKMS; this is encoded by the coding sequence ATGCAAATAAGGAACTCCGAAATAGACTTTGGAAAGCTGGTGTTTTACACAAGGACAAAAAAAGAGATGACTCAGCAGGAATTATCCTTGGGGATCTGTTCCATCACTTATTTAAGCAAACTAGAAAATTCTAAGATTGATCCAAATGAAGAGACCTTGGCCTTGCTGCTAAAGAGGCTGGATATTGATATCCACGATATCCATCATAATAATCTTGACATCATCCAAAACCTTGAATTATGGTACCTTTCGATTATAAAAAGGGATGAGCCAGAATTAATTGAGCAACTGAAAGAGATTAATGATTCAGTGATCAAGAACGTATATTCAACAGATCTCATTTTTTATTCTTACCTGGTGAAGTTACGCTACTATATTCATAGGAAAAAGAAAAATGAGGCAACCACTGTACTAGAGACACTAACCAAAAGCAAGGAGAAGTTAAATCAGCACCAAAGCGCTTACTTCACCTACTTACATGGTCTTTATTTATGTACTATTCTGTTGGATTTTCCAAAAGGCCTCGAGTACTTTGAAAACATAATTTACTTCTTTAATGACCCTCAGCACGAAGATCCTGAGTTTTTCTATCATCTGTCTTTGACCTACACAAAAACGTACAATACAAGAATGGCAGTGACTTATGTGGAAAAAGCTCTAACTATCTTTAACAGCAAATTGTTTTTTAAACGAAGCTTGGAGTGCCAGCTGCTTTTAGGAGTAAACCTAGGTCGGCTTAAAGAGTATAATAGGGCTATTGAAATTCTAACCCAGATTACCGAAGTCGCTCCAGGCTTAGACGAAAAGTTAACTTTTGCCAAGGCTCTCCATAATCTCGGCTATTTGTATAGTAAGATTGGAAGATTTAATGAAGCTATTGATTACTATCTGAAAACTCTTAAATACACCGATTCACAAACAGATTTTTATCTCAATACAATAATTGAACTTTCGACTGTTTTAAAAGAAAATAACCGACTTAAAGAAGCAAAAGAGTGGATAGAACTAGCCTTTAAAGAGTACAAACCATCCAATGAACAATCTAGTAAGCTAATCCAATTAAAAGTATTGGAATTCCAAATCTCAAAAAACACTGATGAGCTCATTGATTTTTTAGAAAACACCGCAATTCCTTGTTTTTTAGAAATAAATGAATTTGGTTTGCTTTCAAAGTACTATGAACTTTTGGGGAACATCTATAAGAGACTGCATCAATACAAAAAAAGTAGCTATTATTTTGAATCCTGTTTGCACCTTCAGAAAAAAATGTCCTAG
- a CDS encoding GyrI-like domain-containing protein yields the protein MKLSIINSMRTNNFNDERIMQKITELWKEASERLTKNESITYGVYYEYESDYKGDYSLSVAIEDKNGETIIDIPKNEKYEIYKVDSSKEQGIYNTWREIWDQEETGSLKRAYSYDFEKYYSNGEVEIHIAIK from the coding sequence TTGAAGTTATCAATTATAAATAGCATGAGAACGAATAATTTTAATGATGAACGTATAATGCAAAAAATCACGGAATTGTGGAAGGAAGCTTCTGAACGTCTAACTAAAAATGAAAGCATTACATACGGTGTGTATTATGAATATGAGAGTGACTACAAAGGTGATTATTCATTAAGCGTTGCTATTGAAGACAAAAATGGGGAAACTATTATAGACATACCGAAAAACGAGAAATACGAAATCTATAAAGTGGATTCATCTAAAGAACAAGGTATTTATAATACTTGGAGAGAAATATGGGATCAGGAAGAAACAGGTTCGTTAAAAAGAGCTTACTCATATGATTTTGAAAAATACTACTCGAATGGGGAAGTTGAAATTCACATAGCAATAAAGTAG
- a CDS encoding tyrosine-type recombinase/integrase, which produces MLIWTLLKCVKNYITPHSFRHVFALISADQGADLLTIKESLGHSDIKTTQIFLQRKMLRKNNTAHSWKDSDIINKI; this is translated from the coding sequence GTGCTGATCTGGACTTTATTAAAATGCGTAAAAAATTATATTACACCACATAGCTTCAGACATGTTTTTGCTCTTATTAGTGCTGATCAGGGTGCGGATTTGTTGACCATAAAAGAGAGTCTTGGTCATTCTGATATCAAGACGACCCAGATTTTCTTACAAAGAAAAATGCTACGTAAAAATAATACAGCTCACTCATGGAAGGACTCTGATATTATTAATAAGATATAA